One Sparus aurata chromosome 5, fSpaAur1.1, whole genome shotgun sequence genomic window carries:
- the dimt1l gene encoding dimethyladenosine transferase has product MPKVKPEKKSRQHQEVKNQGIMFNTGIGQHILKNPLIVNGIIEKAALRPTDVVLEVGPGTGNMTVKLLEKAKKVVACELDCRLVAELQKRVQCTPMQTKLQILVGDVLKTDLPFFDVCVANLPYQISSPFVFKLLLHRPFFRCAVLMFQREFAMRLVAPPGDKLYCRLSINTQLLARVDHLMKVGKNNFRPPPKVESSVVRIEPKNPPPPVNFQEWDGLVRIAFVRKNKTLSAAFKSTAVEQLLEKNYRIHCSVHNVEVPADFSISKKIESVLQEANFSEKRARIMDIDDFMVLLHAFNSAGIHFS; this is encoded by the exons ATGCCGAAGGTCAAGCCCGAGAAGAAAAGCAGACAGCACCAAGAGGTCAAAAACCAAG GGATCATGTTCAACACGGGCATCGGCCAGCACATCCTGAAGAATCCGCTGATCGTCAACGGGATCATTGAGAAG GCTGCCCTGAGGCCGACAGATGTGGTTCTGGAGGTGGGACCCGGTACTGGTAACATGACAGTGAAACTGCTGGAAAAAGCCAAGAAG GTGGTGGCCTGTGAGCTGGACTGCAGATTAGTGGCGGAACTTCAGAAAAGAGTTCAGTGCAC ACCTATGCAGACCAAACTTCAAATACTAGTGGGAGATGTGCTCAAAACAGATCTGCCGTTCTTTGACGTCTGTGTGGCTAATTTACCTTATCAG ATTTCATCACCGTTTGTATTCAAGCTCCTGCTGCATCGACCTTTCTTCAG GTGTGCAGTGTTGATGTTCCAGAGAGAGTTTGCAATGCGACTGGTCGCTCCTCCTGGAGACAAGCTGTACTGCAGACTGtccatcaacacacagcttCTTGCTCGGGTCGACCATCTCATGAAG GTTGGGAAGAATAATTTCCGCCCTCCTCCAAAAGTGGAGTCCAGTGTTGTCAGGATAGAACCAAAAAATCCTCCACCTCCAGTTAACTTTCAG GAGTGGGATGGCCTGGTCAGAATAGCCTTtgtaaggaaaaacaaaaccctCAGTGCAGCTTTCAA GTCCACTGCAGTAGAACAGCTGCTGGAAAAGAACTACAGAATCCACTGCTCTGTACACAACGTG GAAGTCCCAGCAGATTTCAGCATCAGCAAGAAGATTGAAAGTGTTTTGCAGGAGGCAAATTTTTCCGAGAAGAGAGCCAGGATCATGGACATTGATGACTTCATGGT ACTGCTTCATGCATTCAACTCTGCAGGGATCCACTTTtcttaa
- the cenph gene encoding centromere protein H, giving the protein MDPSDNVGNLNHMMEGVVLDNGSTSDGSPKQKDTSPADMLRIKQQMSNQCFEMAVQLSAGKSKRSCSISEAERDLTDYVSELEKVKTIHFNSTLALHRMQMWHAIGEKLKQNDSEADALKAVSERCMALCSHIKQFQQESRDLQDEITEIQKKRLGMKRLTHEKMKEMEELMSKKKHPDTEKYKAALEKGRANLEKYKKMAIMTQNVLRGILLACKINWLDDPKLRDICMTLEEFPISD; this is encoded by the exons aTGGATCCATCTGACAACGTGGGGAACCTCAACCACATGATGGAGGGTGTAGTTCTGGATAATGGTTCCACTTCTGACGGCTCCCCCAAGCAGAAGGATACCTCGCCTGCAGACATGCTAAG aataaaacagcaGATGTCGAACCAGTGCTTTGAAATGGCAGTGCAGCTCAGTGCAG GAAAAAGTAAGAGATCCTGCAGCATATCTGAAGCGGAGAGAGACTT GACAGATTATGTCAGTGAGCTGGAAAAAGTGAAGACTATTCATTTTAACAGCACACTGGCACTGCACAG AATGCAGATGTGGCACGCTATTGGAGAAAAACTGAAACAGAATGATTCAGAGGCAGA tgcCCTGAAAGCTGTGAGCGAACGCTGCATGGCTCTTTGTTCACACATCAAACAATTTCAGCAA GAGTCAAGAGATCTTCAAGATGAAATcacagaaatacagaagaaGAGGCTTG ggatgAAGCGGCTCACTcatgagaaaatgaaagagatgGAAGAGCTGATGTCCAAGAAAAAGCACCCAGATACAGAGAAGTACAAAGCTGCATTGGAAAAAGGCCGGGCGAACCTagagaaatataaaaagatgGCCATCATGACACAGAACGTCCTCAGG GGCATCCTCTTGGCCTGTAAGATCAACTGGCTGGATGATCCGAAACTTCGAGACATCTGCATGACACTGGAGGAATTTCCCATATCTGACTAG
- the LOC115582329 gene encoding betaine--homocysteine S-methyltransferase 1, whose protein sequence is MESKKRRGILERLNAGEVIVGDGGYVMQLERRGYVKAGHWTPEAAVEHPEAVRQLHREFLRAGANVIQTFTFYCSEDKLEISGNVPNITGAQINEAACDLAREVANEGGALVAGCVSKTPCYVTSHSETEVKAIFKKQMDDFLKKDIDFFIVEFVDHVEEAVWAVEVLKTSGKTVGATLCISPHGDMKGVPPGECAVRLVKAGADIVGINCHLDPMTCVRTVKLMKEGLEKAGLKAHLMVQPLGFHTPECNLGGYTSLPEYPFAMETRAITRWDIHEYAREAYNAGIRYIGGCCGFEAYHIRAIAEELAAERGFLPPASEKHGLWGAALEMHTKPWVRARARREYWENLLPASGRPKCPSMATPADNYGK, encoded by the exons ATGGAGAGCAAGAAGAGAAGG GGTATCTTGGAGCGCCTGAACGCTGGGGAGGTGATTGTAGGGGACGGAGGTTATGTAATGCAACTGGAGCGACGTGGCTATGTGAAGGCGGGACACTGGACCCCTGAGGCTGCTGTCGAACACCCTGAAGCAG TGCGGCAGCTGCACAGGGAGTTTCTGAGAGCAGGTGCCAATGTGATTCAGACATTCACCTTCTACTGCAGTGAGGATAAACTGGAGATCAGTGGTAACGTCCCCAATATCACT GGGGCGCAGATCAATGAGGCGGCCTGTGACCTGGCCAGGGAGGTAGCAAATGAAGGTGGTGCATTGGTTGCCGGGTGTGTGTCTAAGACTCCGTGTTATGTGACGAGCCACAGTGAGACTGAAGTCAAGGCCATCTTTAAGAAACAGATGGATGACTTCCTCAAGAAGGACATTGATTTCTTCATAGTAGAA TTTGTTGATCACGTGGAAGAGGCAGTGTGGGCAGTGGAGGTGTTGAAGACGAGCGGTAAAACGGTGGGTGCAACGCTGTGCATCTCCCCTCATGGAGACATGAAAGGAGTCCCACCTGGAGAGTGCGCTGTCAGGCTGGTCAAAGCTG GAGCTGACATTGTTGGAATAAATTGCCACTTGGACCCTATGACGTGCGTTCGTACAGTGAAGCTGATGAAAGAGGGGTTAGAGAAAGCAGGTCTCAAAGCCCATCTCATGGTCCAGCCGCTGGGCTTTCACACACCTGAGTGCAACCTAGGTGGATACACCAGCCTACCGGAGTACCCCTTCG CAATGGAAACCAGAGCAATCACCCGCTGGGATATACATGAATACGCCAGAGAGGCTTATAATGCAGGAATTCGTTACATCGGTGGCTGCTGTGGATTTGAGGCCTATCATATCAGAGCCATAGCAGAGGAgctggctgcagagagaggatTCCTCCCACCAGCTTCAGAGAAGCACGGACTCTGGGGAGCTGCTCTGGAGATGCACACTAAACCCTGGGTCAGAGCCAG GGCTCGTCGAGAGTACTGGGAAAACCTTTTGCCTGCTTCTGGACGTCCCAAATGCCCTTCCATGGCCACACCAGCTGATAATTATGGAAAATAG
- the LOC115582328 gene encoding S-methylmethionine--homocysteine S-methyltransferase BHMT2 isoform X1 produces the protein MLPIRYTVLRFLLQQPGLDGVEGAGDHDRTAVLVGSLQGRAGFLQQDILERLNAGEVLVGDGGYVMQLERRGYVKGGNWTPEAAVEHPEAVRQLHREFLRAGANVIQTFTFYCSEDKLELSHVTGITGAQINEAACDLAREVANEGNALVAGGVSMTPCYAKSHSETEVKAIFKKQMDDFLKKDIDFFIAEFFDHVEEAVWAVEVLKTSGKTVGATLCISPHGDMKGVPPGECAVRLVKAGADIVGINCHLDPMTGVRTVKLMKEGLEKAGLKAHLMVQPLGFHTPECNHTGYLALPEFPFALETRAITRWDIHKYAREAYNAGIRYIGGCCGFEPYHIRAIAEELAAERGFLPPASEKHGLWGAALEMHTKPWVRARARREYWENLLPASGRPKCPSMATPADE, from the exons ATGCTGCCGATCAGATACACAGTTCTCCGGTTTCTCCTTCAGCAacctgggctggatggtgttgAAGGCGCTGGAGACCATGACAGGACAGCGGTGTTGGTTGGGTCTCTCCAGGGAAGAGCAGGCttcctgcagcag GACATCCTGGAGCGACTGAATGCCGGGGAGGTGCTTGTAGGAGATGGGGGTTATGTGATGCAATTAGAGCGACGAGGTTATGTGAAAGGTGGTAACTGGACACCTGAAGCAGCCGTTGAACACCCTGAAGCAG tgCGGCAGCTGCACAGGGAGTTTCTGAGAGCAGGAGCCAATGTGATTCAGACATTCACCTTCTACTGCAGTGAGGATAAACTGGAGTTGAGCCATGTCACCGGCATCACC GGGGCGCAGATCAATGAGGCAGCCTGTGACCTGGCCAGGGAGGTCGCGAATGAGGGCAATGCATTGGTTGCCGGGGGTGTTTCCATGACTCCCTGCTATGCGAAGTCTCACAGTGAGACTGAGGTCAAGGCCATCTTTAAGAAACAGATGGATGACTTCCTCAAGAAGGACATTGATTTCTTTATAGCTGAG TTCTTCGACCACGTGGAAGAGGCAGTGTGGGCAGTGGAGGTGTTGAAGACGAGCGGTAAAACGGTGGGTGCAACGCTGTGCATCTCCCCTCATGGAGACATGAAAGGGGTCCCACCTGGAGAGTGCGCTGTCAGGCTGGTCAAAGCTG GAGCTGACATTGTTGGAATAAATTGCCACTTGGACCCTATGACTGGCGTTCGTACAGTGAAGCTGATGAAAGAGGGATTAGAGAAAGCAGGTCTCAAAGCCCATCTCATGGTCCAGCCGCTGGGCTTTCACACACCTGAGTGCAACCACACTGGATACCTTGCCCTTCCAGAGTTCCCCTTCG CACTGGAAACCAGAGCAATCACCCGCTGGGATATACATAAATACGCCAGAGAGGCTTATAATGCAGGAATTCGCTACATCGGAGGCTGCTGTGGATTTGAGCCCTATCATATCAGAGCCATAGCAGAGGAgctggctgcagagagaggatTCCTCCCACCAGCTTCAGAGAAGCACGGACTCTGGGGAGCTGCTCTGGAGATGCACACTAAACCCTGGGTCAGAGCCAG GGCTCGTCGAGAGTATTGGGAAAACCTTTTGCCTGCTTCTGGACGTCCCAAATGCCCTTCCATGGCCACGCCAGCTGATGAATAA
- the LOC115582328 gene encoding betaine--homocysteine S-methyltransferase 1 isoform X2: protein MGSKRKDILERLNAGEVLVGDGGYVMQLERRGYVKGGNWTPEAAVEHPEAVRQLHREFLRAGANVIQTFTFYCSEDKLELSHVTGITGAQINEAACDLAREVANEGNALVAGGVSMTPCYAKSHSETEVKAIFKKQMDDFLKKDIDFFIAEFFDHVEEAVWAVEVLKTSGKTVGATLCISPHGDMKGVPPGECAVRLVKAGADIVGINCHLDPMTGVRTVKLMKEGLEKAGLKAHLMVQPLGFHTPECNHTGYLALPEFPFALETRAITRWDIHKYAREAYNAGIRYIGGCCGFEPYHIRAIAEELAAERGFLPPASEKHGLWGAALEMHTKPWVRARARREYWENLLPASGRPKCPSMATPADE, encoded by the exons ATGGGGAGCAAGAGGAAG GACATCCTGGAGCGACTGAATGCCGGGGAGGTGCTTGTAGGAGATGGGGGTTATGTGATGCAATTAGAGCGACGAGGTTATGTGAAAGGTGGTAACTGGACACCTGAAGCAGCCGTTGAACACCCTGAAGCAG tgCGGCAGCTGCACAGGGAGTTTCTGAGAGCAGGAGCCAATGTGATTCAGACATTCACCTTCTACTGCAGTGAGGATAAACTGGAGTTGAGCCATGTCACCGGCATCACC GGGGCGCAGATCAATGAGGCAGCCTGTGACCTGGCCAGGGAGGTCGCGAATGAGGGCAATGCATTGGTTGCCGGGGGTGTTTCCATGACTCCCTGCTATGCGAAGTCTCACAGTGAGACTGAGGTCAAGGCCATCTTTAAGAAACAGATGGATGACTTCCTCAAGAAGGACATTGATTTCTTTATAGCTGAG TTCTTCGACCACGTGGAAGAGGCAGTGTGGGCAGTGGAGGTGTTGAAGACGAGCGGTAAAACGGTGGGTGCAACGCTGTGCATCTCCCCTCATGGAGACATGAAAGGGGTCCCACCTGGAGAGTGCGCTGTCAGGCTGGTCAAAGCTG GAGCTGACATTGTTGGAATAAATTGCCACTTGGACCCTATGACTGGCGTTCGTACAGTGAAGCTGATGAAAGAGGGATTAGAGAAAGCAGGTCTCAAAGCCCATCTCATGGTCCAGCCGCTGGGCTTTCACACACCTGAGTGCAACCACACTGGATACCTTGCCCTTCCAGAGTTCCCCTTCG CACTGGAAACCAGAGCAATCACCCGCTGGGATATACATAAATACGCCAGAGAGGCTTATAATGCAGGAATTCGCTACATCGGAGGCTGCTGTGGATTTGAGCCCTATCATATCAGAGCCATAGCAGAGGAgctggctgcagagagaggatTCCTCCCACCAGCTTCAGAGAAGCACGGACTCTGGGGAGCTGCTCTGGAGATGCACACTAAACCCTGGGTCAGAGCCAG GGCTCGTCGAGAGTATTGGGAAAACCTTTTGCCTGCTTCTGGACGTCCCAAATGCCCTTCCATGGCCACGCCAGCTGATGAATAA